Below is a genomic region from Streptomyces ferrugineus.
CATTGGCGAGCCGGTAGGCGTCACCGTCCTTGTAGCTCATGTGCAGTCCGTTGCGCTCGGTGTCGTGGTTGGTCACGAAGGACACCGAGTCGTCGGGGGTCAGGACCCCCGACGAGGGAAGCGACTCCAGGTCGCTCCAGGACGTCACCGGAGGAGTAGTAGTCGGACGCTGCCGGGGTCGAGCCCGGATACACCTCCTGGATCTGCTTGTCTGGGCGGCGGTGTGGTTGATCACCGCGTCCGTATACACCTTCACACCCGCGTCATGGCAGGCGTTGACCATCGACGCGAACTCGGCCGCCGTACCGAAGCGGCCGCTGAGCTCGTACGAGTACGGCTGGTAGACGTCCCACCAGTAGTAGTCGGCCTGCTTCAGCGACTCGGCCGGCGGCGCCACCCGGACCGCGCCGTAGCCGTTCGGGCCGAGCATGTCCGTGCACTCCGAGGCGACGGAGTCCCAGGTGCGGCGGAGCAACGGTCAGGCATTCAACAACTCGTGAGCGTGAGGGAGTTGAGAAGGGCACGTCAAGGTTGCGGGTGAAAGAACTTGCTATGACTTTCAACTCTCTTGCTGTAAACCTTTCGTGGCGGTACGGTCACGCCGGCGCCCGGCAACGAAGCCGCGCCGCGGCGCAGGGGGGATCCGACTGAGCCGCATTCGCAAGGAGTTCGCCCGTGATACCCAGATGGCAGGCGCCCGCACGGCGCCGTACCACGACCGCCGCCGTCACCGCCCTCGCGGCAGCCGCAGCGACCGTCGTCATGACTCCCGGCGGCACGGCGTCCGCCGCCCCGCCCGGCACCAAGGACGTCACCGCGGTGATGTTCGAGTGGAACTTCGCCTCGGTCGCCAAGGAGTGCACCAACACCCTCGGCCCCGCCGGCTACGGCTACGTCCAGGTCTCTCCGCCCGCCGAGCACATACAGGGCGCTCAGTGGTGGACGTCGTACCAGCCGGTGAGCTACAAGATCGCCGGACGCCTCGGAGACCGTGCGGCCTTCCAGAACATGGTCAACACCTGCCACGCGGCCGGGGTGAAGGTCGTCGCCGACGCCGTGGTCAACCACATGTCGGCGGGCAGCGGCACCGGGACCGGCGGCTCGTCGTACACGAAGTACAACTACCCGGGCCTGTACTCGGCGCCCGACTTCGACGACTGCACGAGCCAGATCAACAACTACCAGGACCGCTGGAACGTCCAGCGCTGCGAACTGGTGGGCCTCGCCGACCTGGACACGGGGGAGTCCTACGTCCGCGGCGCCATCGCCGGGTACCTGAACGACCTTCTTTCCCTCGGCGTCGACGGCTTCCGCATCGACGCGGCCAAGCACATGGACGCCGCCGACCTGGCCGACATCAAGTCGCGGCTGAGCAACCCGTCGGTGTACTGGAAGCAGGAGGTCATCCACGGCAGCGGGGAGGCCGTCCAGCCGACCGAGTACACCGGCAACGGGGACGTGCAGGAGTTCCGGTACGCGTACGACCTCAAGCGCGTCTTCAACAGCGAGAACCTCGCCTACCTGAAGAACTACGGCGAGGGCTGGGGCTACCTGAGCAGCTCCGTCGCCGGCGTCTTCGTCGACAACCACGACACCGAGCGCAACGGCTCGACGCTCAGCTACAAGGACAACGCCAACTACACCCTCGCGAACGTCTTCATGCTCGCCTGGCCCTACGGCGCCCCGGACGTCAACTCCGGCTACGAGTGGTCCGACTCGGACGCCGGGCCGCCCAACGGTGGCACGGTCAACGCCTGCTGGCAGGACGGCTGGAAATGCCAGCACAACTGGCCGGAGATCAAGTCCATGGTCGCCTTCCGCAACGCCACCCGCGGTGAGGCGGTCACCAACTGGTGGGACAACGGGGCCGACGCCATCGCGTTCGGGCGGGGCGGCAAGGGATTCGTGGCCATCAACCACGAGTCGGGCTCGCTGAGCCGGACGTACCAGACGTCGCTGCCCGCGGGGACGTACTGCGACGTGCAGAGCAACACGACCGTGACGGTGAACTCCAGCGGCCAGTTCACGGCCACCCTGGGCTCGAACACCGCCCTGGCGATCTATGCCGGGAAGTCAGGCTGCTGAGCTTCCTGATGGGGTGAGAGGTGGGCTGGTCGCGCCAGCTGGAAGATCGCGCCCCGAAAGCTCTTACCGATCGTTTCAAGACTCTTGCTGAAAACCTTTCGGCGGCGATACGGTCGCGCGGGGTCGGACCCACGAGAGCCGTATCGCAAGGAGTCCACGTCAGTGATACCCAGTTGGCCGGCGCCGCCGAGGCGCCGAACCGCGCATGCCGGACGGGTCGCCGCGGTCACCGTGACCGCG
It encodes:
- a CDS encoding alpha-amylase, which translates into the protein MTPGGTASAAPPGTKDVTAVMFEWNFASVAKECTNTLGPAGYGYVQVSPPAEHIQGAQWWTSYQPVSYKIAGRLGDRAAFQNMVNTCHAAGVKVVADAVVNHMSAGSGTGTGGSSYTKYNYPGLYSAPDFDDCTSQINNYQDRWNVQRCELVGLADLDTGESYVRGAIAGYLNDLLSLGVDGFRIDAAKHMDAADLADIKSRLSNPSVYWKQEVIHGSGEAVQPTEYTGNGDVQEFRYAYDLKRVFNSENLAYLKNYGEGWGYLSSSVAGVFVDNHDTERNGSTLSYKDNANYTLANVFMLAWPYGAPDVNSGYEWSDSDAGPPNGGTVNACWQDGWKCQHNWPEIKSMVAFRNATRGEAVTNWWDNGADAIAFGRGGKGFVAINHESGSLSRTYQTSLPAGTYCDVQSNTTVTVNSSGQFTATLGSNTALAIYAGKSGC
- a CDS encoding alpha-amylase family glycosyl hydrolase; the protein is MLRRTWDSVASECTDMLGPNGYGAVRVAPPAESLKQADYYWWDVYQPYSYELSGRFGTAAEFASMVNACHDAGVKVYTDAVINHTAAQTSRSRRCIRARPRQRPTTTPPVTSWSDLESLPSSGVLTPDDSVSFVTNHDTERNGLHMSYKDGDAYRLANVFQLAYKWSTPTVYSGFEFSSSDQAPPNSNGFVTDTDCSGGWYCLHRDTAVDEVVERDRLVRWQRDPHDPREERDRLLRR